The Usitatibacter rugosus genome segment CGATCATCTGCAGGATCTCGTCGGAGCCGTTGCCGAGGACGAGCTCGAGGGAATCCGGGATCGAGAACACTTCGCGCAGCCGCGCCTTGAGCGCCGGCGCTCCGGGATGCGGATAGCGGTTGATCGCCACGTGGGCCAGCACCCGTCCCAGCTCCGCGGCGAGGTCCGGCGGCAGCGTGTAGGGATTCTCCATCGCGTCCAGCTTCACGAGGCCTTCCGCGGGCGGCACGTGGTAGCCCTGCAGCGCGCGGATCTCGCCGCGCACGAGGCTTTGCGGATCCTTCATCGCGGCTTGAGGAAGCGCCGCTCGGCGCTGCGGGCGTGCGCCTCGAGCCCTTCGGCCCGCGCGAGCGTGGCGGCGGTCTTGCCGAGGCGCGCGGCCGCTTCGGGCGAGATGCGGATCACGCTCGAGCGCTTCTGGAAGTCGTAGACGCCGAGCGGCGACGAAAAGCGCGCCGTGCGCGACGTGGGCAGCACATGGTTGGGCCCGGCGCAGTAGTCGCCGATCGCCTCGGAGGCGTGGTGGCCCATGAAGATCGCGCCGGCGTGGCGGATCTTCGGCAGCAGGGCGTCGGGATCGGCGACCGCGAGCTCGAGGTGCTCGGGCGCGATGCGGTTGGCGATCTCGCAGGCTTCCTCGAGGTCGCGGACCTGGATCAGCGCACCCCGCGCGGCGAGCGAAGCGCCGGCGATGGCGTGCCGCGGCAGCGTCGGCAGCTCGCGCTCCATCACGTGGGCGACGCGGTCGAGGAGCGACGCTTCGGGCGAGAGCAGGATCGCCTGCGCGATCTCGTCGTGCTCGGCCTGCGAGAAGAGGTCCATCGCGACCCATTCGGGATCGGCGCTCGCGTCGGCGATGACGAGGATCTCCGACGGGCCGGCTACCATGTCGATGCCGACGCGGCCGAATACGCGGCGCTTGGCCGCCGCCACGTACGCGTTGCCGGGGCCGACGATCTTGTCGACCGCGGGCACGGTCGCGGTGCCGAATGCGAGCGCGCCCACGGCCTGCGCGCCGCCGACGCGGAAGATGCGGTCGACGCCCGCGATCGCAGCGGCCGCCAGTACGTAGTCGTTCAGCTCGCCGCCGGGGGTCGGGGTCACCATCACCAGCTCGCCCACGCCCGCCACCTTCGCGGCGACCGCGTTCATCAGGACCGAGGAGGGATACGCCGCCTTGCCGCCGGGCACGTAGAGGCCGGCGCGATCGAGGGGCGTCACCTGTTGGCCGAGTACCGTGCCGTCGCTTTCCTCCATGCGCCACGAGTCCTGGCGCTGGCGCTCGTGGTAAGTGCGGATGCGCTGCGCGGCAAGCTCGAGCGCTTCCCGCTCTGCCGCGGGAATGCGATCCAGCGCGGCGCGCGCGAGCTTCGGGTCGACCTCGAGATCCCGGGCCGCCTTGGGCTGCCAGCGGTCGAAGCGCGCCGTGAACTCGAGCAGTGCCTCATCGCCGCGCGTGTGCACCGCTTCGAGGATCACCTGCACGGCCTGGTCGACGCCCTCGTCCTGCGCCGACTCGAAGGCGAGCAACGACGCGAGCTCGGCCTCGAAGCCGGGCGCGTCCGAGGCGAGCCGGCGGATGCTAGCCACGGGCCGCCTTGCCGAACGCGTCGATCACCGGGCCCAGCGCCGAGCGCTTCAGCTTGAGCGACGCGGGATTGACGATGAGGCGGCTGGAGATCGGCTCGATCTCCTCGACCACCTTGAGCTTGTTCGCGCGAAGCGTGTTGCCCGTATCCACGAGGTCGACGATCGCATCGGCGAGACCGACCAGGGGCGCCAGCTCCATCGAGCCATAGAGGTGGATCAGGTCCACATGCACGCCCTTGGCGGCGAAATGCTCGCGCGCCGTGCCGATGTACTTGGTGGCCACGCGCAGGCGCGCGCCCTGCTTCACGGCGCTTTCGTAGTCGAAGCCTTCGGGTGCCGCGACCACCATGCGGCACTTCGCGATGGCGAGGTCCAGCGGCTGGTAGAGGCCGACGCCGCCATGCTCGGCGAGCACGTCGCTGCCGGCGATGCCGAGGTCCGCAGCACCGTACTGCACGTACGTCGGCACGTCGGTGGCGCGCACGATGATCACGCGCACGCCCGGATTCTTCGTGGCGACGATGAGCTTGCGGGTCTTCCCGGGATCTTCCGCGAGCGAGAGCCCGATGGCCGCGAGCAGCGGCGCCGACTCGTCGAAGATGCGTCCCTTGGAGAGCGCGAGGGTGATCATGGCGTTCACGCGATCCGCTTGATGCGGGCGCCGAGCGCGCCCAGGCGCGTCTCCAGCCGCTCGTAGCCGCGGTCCAGGTGATAGATGCGGTCGACGATCGTCTCGCCCTCGGCCATCAGGCCCGCGATCACGAGGCTCGCCGAGGCGCGCAGGTCCGTGGCCATTACCGTGGTGCCGGTGAGCCGGTCGTTGCCGCGCACGATCGCCGTGTTGCCCTCGATGTCGATGCGCGCGCCCAGCCGGCGCAGCTCCTGCACGTGCATGAAGCGGTTCTCGAAGATGGTCTCGGTGACGACCGAAGTGCCGTCGGCAACCGTGTTCATCGCGAGGAACTGAGCCTGCATGTCGGTGGGGAATCCGGGATGGGGCGAGGTGCGGATGCCCACCGCGTACGGCCGGCGGCCCATCTGGAGATGCACTGAAGTGCCGTTCACCTCGACCTTGGCGCCGGCCTCGCGCAGCTTGTCGAACACGGGATCCAGGCTCGCCACCGGAGCGCTGGTGAGCGTGATGTTGCCGCGCGTGGCGGCCGCTGCCGCGAGGAAGGTGCCGGCCTCGATGCGGTCGGCCATGATCGCGTGCGTGGCCCCGTGCAGCGCCGGGACGCCGACGATGCGAATCACGTCGGTGCCATGGCCGGTGATCTTCGCTCCCATGGCGAGCAGGCAATGCGCGAGGTCGACGACTTCCGGCTCGCGCGCCGAGTTCTCCAGCACCGTCTCGCCCTCGGCGAGGCACGCGGCCATCATGAGGTTCTCCGTGCCGGTGACGGTCACGGTGTCCATGTAGATGCGCGCGCCCTTCAGCTTCTTGGCCGTCGCGTGGATGTTGCCCTCCTCGATCGCGACGGTCGCGCCCATCGCCTCCAGGCCCTTGATGTGGAGGTCGACGGGGCGCTCGCCGATGGCGCAGCCTCCCGGCAGGGAAACCTTGGCATCACCGAAGCGCGCCACCAGCGGGCCCAGCGTGAGGATCGAGGCGCGCATGGTCTTCACGAGGTCGTACGGCGCGTAGGGCTCGACCGTCTTCGCCTCCAGCTCGACCGCACCCGGCGACACATTGGCGGCGACACCCATGCGCTTCAGCAACGCCACCATCGTGTGGACGTCGTTCAGCTCCGGCACGTTCCAGAGCCGCAAGGGCTCGGCCGTCAGCAGCGACGCCGTGAGGATGGGGAGCGCGGCATTCTTCGCGCCGGCGACGCGGACTTCGCCCGAGAGCGGCACGCCGCCGTGGATGGAAAGTTTCTGCATGGGTTCCTTGGGGACCGGCCCGGGGCCGGCGGTCGGTTCAGCGCGCGGCCCACTCGTCCGGGGAAAGGGTCTTCATGGACAACGCGTGGATCTCCTCGCGCATGCGGTCGCCGAGCGCGCCGTAGACGAGCTGGTGGCGCCGCACGCGAGCGAGGCCCGCGAAGGCTGGGCTCACGATCACGGCCTCGAAATGGGCGCCGTCGCCGGTCACCTCGAGGTGGGTGACGTCGAGTCCCGCGCGGATGGACTTCTCGATGGAGGCCGGTTCGACCATGTCTAGTGGCGCAGCTTGTAGCCGGAGCGCAGCAGCTGGAGGGTTATGAATGATAGGGCAGCGAAGGCGGCCGTCGCAATCGCGAGGCTGATCCCCGGCGCCACGTCGGACTGGGCGAAGAAGCCGTAGCGGAAGCCGTCGATCGCGTAGAAGAACGGGTTCAGGTGCGACGCGGCCTGCCAAAAGGGTGGCAGCGAGTGCACCGAATAGAACACGCCGGCGAGGAACGTGAGCGGCGTCACGAGGAAATTCTGGAAGGCCGCCACCTGCTCGAATTTCTCCGCCCAGATGCCGGCGATGATGCCCAGCACGCCGCACAGGCCCGACCCCACCAGCGCGAAGGCGAGCGTCCAGAGCGGGCGCTCCATCGGCACCGGCACGAGCCACACCGCGGCCGCGAACACGCCGGCACCCACGGCGAGCGCGCGCACGATCGCCGCCAGCAGGTAAGCCGCGAAGATCTCGCCGTGCGCGAGCGGCGGCAACAGGATGAACACGATGTTGCCCGTGAGCTTCGACTGGATCAGCGACGACGAGCTGTTGGCGAACGCGTTCTGCAGCATCGCCATCATCGCGAGGCCCGGGACCAGGAACTGCGTATAGGTGACGCCCGGGAAGGCTTCCACGCGGCCGGACAAGGCGTGCGCGAACACCAGCAGGAAGAGCAGCGCGGAGAGGACCGGTGCGGCGACCGTCTGGAAGGAGACCTTCCAGAAGCGCAGCACTTCCTTGTAGAGCAGCGTGCGGAATCCGCTCACGAGCCCTCCGGGCGCTGCCGCATGATCTTGAGGAACACCTGCTCCAGCTCGGGCTCGGCGACCTCCAGGCTCTCGACTGCCGCGCCGGCCGCACGCAGCTTGGCGAGCGCGTCCTCGACGTGCGCGCTGTCCTGCACCGGGATGCGCCACCAGCCGCCGCCCTCGTCGCGGGCGCTGGCCACGAGCGAGGCCGGCAACTCGCAGTTGATCTTCACGCGCAGCACGCGCTCGGAAAACGCCGCCAGCAGGTTCGCGGTCGTGTCGAGGGCGACGATGCGCCCGTCGCGCATCATCGCGATGCGCGAGCAGAGCTCCTGCGCCTCTTCGAGGTAGTGCGTGGTGAGGACGATCGTGTGGCCCGCGGCGTTCAGCTCGCGGACGAAATCCCACAGGGTCCGGCGCAGTTCCACGTCGACGCCGGCCGTGGGCTCGTCCAGCACGATCACCGGCGGGCGGTGCACCAGCGCCTGCGCCACCATCACCCGGCGCTTCATGCCGCCGGAGAGGCTGCGCATGTTGGCGCGCGCCTTGGAGACGAGCGCCAGCTTCGAGAGCAGCTCGTCGATCCACTTGCCGTTGTCGCGCAGGCCGAAGTAGCCCGACTGGATCTCGAGCGTCTCGCGCACCGTGAAGAACGGGTCGAACACGAGCTCCTGCGGCACGATGCCGACGCTGCGGCGAGCCGCGCGGTAATCCGTGCGCACGTCGTGGCCCATCACGGTGAGCGTTCCTGAATCGGCGATCGCGAGCCCGCCGAGGGCGGAGATGAGGGTGGTCTTGCCGGCGCCGTTGGGACCGAGGAGGGCGAAGAACTCGCCGCGCTTCACTTCGAGGTCGACGCCCGCCAGGGCCTGCACGGCACCGTAGCGCTTGGCCACGCCCCGCACGGCGACGGCGATCGCCGGTTGCGACGGATCCGCCACTACGCGCGGCAGGACTGGATGATGTCGACCACGCCGTAGAGCTCCGCGAGCGCGACCAGGTTCGCGGGCAGGTTCACGAAGGCGAGCTGCTTGCCCCGGGCGAGCGCGCGGCGGCGCCACTCGAGCAGCAGCGCGACCGCGGAGGAATCGACGTTGGTGACGCCGCCGAAGTCGATGGTGAGGCGGTCGGGAAGGTCGGCCCTCGCCTCGTAGGCGTCGCTCTCGGCGAGCACCCGCGGCAGGCTCTCGAAGGACAGCGGTCCCTCGAGGGCGAGCACTTCGGCGCGCGGAGCGTCGTTCATCGTTATTTCTTCGGCGCCGCCGGGGCGGGCGCGCCCTTCGAGTTGCGGTCCTGCAGCGTCTTCACCAGGCCGTCGATGCCGCTCTTCTGGATGATGTCGCCGAAGGAGCCGCGGTACGTGGTGACCAGGGACACGCCGTCCACGACCACGTCGTAGACCTTCCAGCCGGCCGCCGTCTTCTCCATGCTGTAGTCGAGCGGGATCGGCGGGCCGCCCTGCTGCTTCACCTCGGTGCGGACCACGACGTCCGTGTCGCCGGCAGCCACCTTGAGCGGCTTCACCTCGACCACCTGGTTGCGGTACTGCGAGAGCGACGAGGAGTAGGTGCGGATGATCAGCGTCTTGAACTCCTTGGTGAGCGCTTCCTTCTGCGCATCCGTGGCCTGGGCCCAGGGGCGGCCGACGGCCAGGCGCGTCATGCGCGCCATGTCGAAGTTGGGCAGCACCTTCTCGTCGGCGAGCTTCATCACCTTGTCGAGGTTGCCCGACTGCAGGTCCTTGTCGTTCTTGATGGCGGAAAGGACGTCGTCGACGCCCTTCTTCACGAGCGCGTCGGGTGCCTCCTGCGCCAGCGCGGCGGTCGTGGCAAGGGCCGCGAACGCGGCGATCAGCATGCGGTACATGGGTATGAAACCTCTCTGGAAAATGATCCTGCTTGGGACCGCCGGTGCGCGCGGGCGTTCCCGCGCGGCGGTCATTTCTTGGCGGCTGCGGGTGCGGGTGCCGGCGCCTTGGCGGCGTCCTTCGCGGGCTCCTTGGCGGCGGGCTCTTCCTGCGCCTTGGAGAACAGGAACTGCCCGATCAGGCGCTCGAGCACCACGGCCGATTGGGTGATCGCGATGCGGTCGCCATCGGCGAGCTTCTTGTCGTCGCCGCCCGCGTCGAGGCCGATGTACACCTCGCCCAGCAGGCCCGACGTGAGGATGGAGGCGGTGGTGTCCTTGGGGAACGGGAAACGCTTGTCCAGCGCCAGCGTGACCGAGGCCTGGTAGCGGTCGCTGTCGAAGTGCATCTCCTGCACGCGGCCCACCACGACGCCGGCGGCCTTCACCGGGGCGCGCACCTTGAGGCCGCCGATGTTGTCGAAGCGCGCCTCGACCTTGTAGGCGTCGCGCTGGCCCTCGCCGCCGATGTTGCCGACCTTCAGCGCGAGGATGAGCAGCGCGGCGAAGCCTACGGCGACGAAGGCGCCGACCCAGATGTCGATGGTGGTTCGTTCCATGAGTGTCTTTTTTTTGGTGGCCGTTGCGGGAGCGGTCAGTCGTCGGCGCGCAGCATGAAGGCGGTGAGCACGAGGTCCAGGGCGAGGATGGTGAGCGCGGAGCTCACGACCGTACGCGTCGTCGCGCCCGAGACACCCTCGGCGGTGGGCGGGGCATCGAAGCCCTCGAACGTCGCGATCACGCACACCGCGATGCCGAACACGATGCTCTTGATCACGCCGTTCAAAACATCATATCGCACGTCGACCGCCGCCTGCATTTGGCTCCAGAAGGCTCCGGCGTCCACGCCGATCAGCACGACGCCGACGAGGTATCCGCCGAACACGCCCATGGCCGAGAAGATGGCCGCGAGCAAGGGCATGGAGATGACACCCGCCCAGAAGCGCGGCGCCACGACGCGAGCCATGGGCGAGACCGCCATCATGTCCATCGCGGTCAACTGCTCCGTGGCCTTCATGAGGCCGATCTCGGCGGTGATCGCCGAGCCCGCGCGCGAGGCGAAGAGCAGCGCCGAGACGACGGGGCCGAGCTCGCGCACCAGCGAGAGCGCCACGAGCATCCCGATCGACTCCGTGGCGCCGTAGCGCTGCAGAGTCTCGTAGCCCTGCAGGCCGAGCACCATGCCGACGAAGAGGCCCGAGACGGCGATGATCACGAACGACAGCACGCCGGTGAAGTAGATCTCCCGTCGCACGAGGCGCGTGCGCTGGAAGCTCGTGCCCGACGCCGAGAGCACCAGGACGAAGAAGCGCGTCATCGAGCCCACGCGCCACAGGCCGTCGACGAAGCCGTGGCCGAGCTGCGTGAGCTGGCCGCGCAGCCGCGCGATCATGCGGAACCTCGCGGAGCGGGGGTGAAGCCGAGGTCGTGCGCGTATTCGCGCGTCGGCACGTGGAACGGAACGGGACCTTCGGACTCGCCGTGGATGAACTGTCGCACCTGGGGATCCTTTGCGGAACGCATCTCGTCGGGCGTGCCCTGCGCGACGATGCGCCCCTCAGCCATGAAGTAGATGTAGTCGACGATCTGGAGGCATTCCTTCACGTCGTGCGAGACCACGATGGACGTCGCGCCGAGCGCATCGTTCAATCGGCGCACCAGCTGGCCCACCACGGCGAGGGCGATCGGGTCGAGCCCCGCGAAGGGCTCGTCGTAGAGCACCAGCGTGGGATCGAGCACCAGCGCCCGCGCGAGCGCCACGCGCCGCGCCATTCCGCCGGAGAGCTCGCCGGGCATGAGCGGGTGCGCCCCGCGCAGGCCCACCGCTTCCAGCTTGAGGAGCACGAGGTCGCGCACGATCTGCTCGGGCAGCGTGGTGTGCTCGCGCAGCGGGAACGCAACGTTCTCGAAGACGGACAGGTCCGTGAAAAGGGCGCCGAACTGGAACAGCATGCTCATGCGCCGGCGCAGGCGATAGAGGCCTTCGCGGTCGAGGCCGTGGACCGCCTCGCCGTCGACCGTCACGGTGCCCGCCTGCGGGCGCAGCTGCCCGCCCAGCACGCGCAGCAGCGTGGTCTTGCCGCAGCCGCTGCCGCCCATGATCGCGACGACCTTCCCGCGCGGCACGCGCATCGTGATGCCCTTCAAAATCGGTTTCCGCCCGTAGGAGAAGTTGACGGACTGGACGTCGACGAGCGGATCGGGCACGCGGAGGGGGAATATCGGCCGTGAGGAAGAGCGGCATTTTAGCATCGACGCGCCGGGGCTCCCCTATACTGCCCGGTGTGAAGAAACCGTCGCTCCTGCTCGTCGACGACGACCCGCTCATCTCCGAAAGCCTGGCCTTCGCGCTGGCGCCAAGCCACGAGGTCACGCGCGCCCCCGATCGGGCGCATGCGGTCGCGGCGCTGCGCTCCGGGCTCGCGCCCGACCTCGCGCTGATCGACCTGGGCCTGCCGCCCGTGCCGCACCTGCCGAACGAGGGCTTCAAGCTGATCGGCGATCTCCTCGCGCACGTCCCGAACGTGCGCATCCTCGTGCTCACCGGGCAGAACGAGGAATCCAACGCGCGCCGCGCCCGCGCGCTCGGCGCCGTGGCGCTGGTGCCCAAGCCCTGCGATCCCGCGCAGCTTCGCAAGGCGCTCGACCGCGCGTTGGCCTCGCCCGGCCTCGACCGCGGCAGCGAGGCCGACGAAGCCAACCGCGCCATCGTCGGCGACAGCCCCGCGGTGCGGAAGCTGCGCAGCCAGATCGACCTCTATGCCGCGTCCTCCTTCCCGGCGCTGATCGAGGGCGAGTCGGGCAGCGGCAAGGAGCGCGTCGCCTATTCGCTCCATCACCTCAGCGCCCGCGCGGGCGATGCGTTCCTCGCGCTCAACTGCGCGGCGATCTCGCCCAACCTCGTGGAGCCCACGCTCTTCGGCTACGCCAAGGGCGCCTTCACCGGCGCGCAAGGCGCCAAGTCGGGCTACTTCGAGGATGCGGGCGACGGCACGCTCTTCCTCGACGAGATCGGCGAGCTCCCACCCGAGCTGCAGGCCAAGCTGCTGCGCGTGCTCGAGAACGGCGAGTACCAGCGCGTGGGCGAGACGCAGACCCGGGTTTCCACCGCACGCATCGTCGCCGCCACCAACCGCGACCTGCGCTCGGCGATCCGCGAGGGCCGCTTCCGCGCCGACCTCTACCATCGGCTGTCGGTGTTCACGGTGCCGGTGCCGCCCCTGCGCGACCTCGGCGACGACAAGCTGAAGCTCCTCGACCACTACCGCGCCGTGATGGCCACCAAGTCGGGCACGCAGGCGATCGTGCTGGACGACGCGGCCCGCGAGCGCTGGCTCGGCTACGACTTCCCCGGCAACGTGCGCGAGCTGAAGAACATCGTGATCCGCCTCACCGCGAAGTACGGCGGCTACCGCGTGGGCCTGGCGGAGCTCGAGGCGGAGCTGGCACCCGCCGACGGCGCTCCGCGCGGCGACGATCCGGTGGCGCGGGCCCGCGCGGAGCTCACCTCGGGCCGTCCGTTCAGCCTGGACACGGCGCTGAAGGGGGTCGAGCAGGCCTACCTGGACGCCGCGATCGAGGTCGCCCAGGGCAACATGTCCCAGGCCGCGAAGTTGCTCGGCGTTTCGCGTTCCACCCTCTATGGAAGGCTCGAAGCGGCCGGGCGGGGCGGTGCTAAACTCGCCCCTTCCGACCCGGGCGAAGGCCGCGGATAGCGCCCGCGAGAACACGATGACGATGTACCTCGAGCATTTCGGGTTGCGCGAAGCCCCCTTCCGCATCACCCCCCACACCGAGTTCTTCTTCTCGGGCGCCAATCGCGGCGCCACGCTCGAGGCGTTGCTCTACGCCATCACCGCCGGCGAAGGCATGGTGAAGGTCACGGGCGAGGTGGGCAGCGGCAAGACCATGCTCTGCCGCGTGCTGATGGAGCGGCTGCCCGAGAAGGTCGAGACCATCTACCTCGCGGTGCCCAGCCTCTCGCGCGACGAGATGCTCGCCGCCATCGCGGCCGACCTCGGCATCGAGACGGCCGGCGCCAACACCACCAAGCTCGTGAAGCTGCTGCAGGACAAGCTGATCGAGGTGCACGCGGACGGCAAGCAGGTCGTCGCGCTGATCGACGAGGCGCATGCGATGCCGCTCGCCACGCTCGAGGAGGTGCGCCTGCTCTCCAACCTCGAGACCAACAAGGAAAAGCTGCTGCAGCTCGTGCTGTTCGGCCAGCCCGAGCTCGACGCGCACCTCGCCCTGCCCAGCATGCGGCAGCTGAAGGAGCGCATCACGCACGCATTCGATCTCGCGCCGCTGCCGCCGCGCGACGTGAAGGACTACGTGAATTTCCGCCTGCGCCAGGCCGGCTACCACGGGCCCGACCTCTTCGGCACGGAGGCGCTCGCGATCATCGCCGACGCGTCCGAGGGCCTCACGCGGCGCATCAACATCTACGCCGACAAGACCCTCCTCGCCGCTTTCGCCGCGGGCACGCACACCGTGAGCCCCGACCACGCGCGCGCGGCGGTTTCGGACACGCAGATCGTGGTCACGCGGCGCTCGCCACGCAAGGCCATCGGGGTGGCCGCGGCCCTCGGCCTCGTCGTGGGCATCGCGATCGGCTATTTCGCCGCACAGCACGGAGGTCCCGTGCCGTCGGAGGCCGTCGCGGCCCGCAATGGCGCGGCCGTGTCGCCTGCCGCCTCGCCCGCGGCCGACAAGCCCGCGACGACGGCTCCTGCCGCATCGCCCGCCGAGTCGAAGACAGCCGAATCCCGGACCGCGAGCGCGAAGCCGGCGAACGCATCCGAGGCGCGCCCCGCAGCGCCCGCGGAAGTCGGTGACGCGGTGGGCGCGCGCCTCGCCGCAGGCAAGCAGCTCCTCGAGGGCAGCGCGACCGGGGGCTACGGCGTGCAGCTGATGGTCACCGACGCGCGCGAGAAGACCTACCTCGAGAACTACCTCGTCGAAGTGGGCCGCACGCTCAAGCCCGAGACGCTCTACCTCTTCCCCGCCGGATCGCGCGAGGCACCGCGCATCGGCGTGCTGTACGGCGCGTTTCCCGAGCGCGCCGAGGCCGTGGCCGCGCTGGACGCGATGCCCGAGACGCTGAAACAGTTCCGTCCGTACGTGCGGCCGCTCGACGGCTTGCGCGAAGACGTGCGCCGCACCGACCGGCGCTGAAATCGCCACGTTTCGGGGGGGTTTTTCGTTGCGTTTCCCCCGGGGGTAGGCTATAAAGTAGGTGTAAGGCGCTTTCTATTCATAAAACAATCACTTACGCCCACGAAACCTGCCCCATGCGCCGTTTTGTCGCGCCCCTGACCGCACTGCTTGTCGTGCTCGGAGGTTGTGGCACGCAACCGATCGCGCAACCGGACGCCCACCTCGTTGTCGCTCCGCCCGTCGGAGCCGCCACCCAGATCCCCCAGCCGGTCCGAGCCGTCCCCCTGCCGCCGCCGCCCGAGTCGCGCCCGATGGA includes the following:
- the hisD gene encoding histidinol dehydrogenase: MASIRRLASDAPGFEAELASLLAFESAQDEGVDQAVQVILEAVHTRGDEALLEFTARFDRWQPKAARDLEVDPKLARAALDRIPAAEREALELAAQRIRTYHERQRQDSWRMEESDGTVLGQQVTPLDRAGLYVPGGKAAYPSSVLMNAVAAKVAGVGELVMVTPTPGGELNDYVLAAAAIAGVDRIFRVGGAQAVGALAFGTATVPAVDKIVGPGNAYVAAAKRRVFGRVGIDMVAGPSEILVIADASADPEWVAMDLFSQAEHDEIAQAILLSPEASLLDRVAHVMERELPTLPRHAIAGASLAARGALIQVRDLEEACEIANRIAPEHLELAVADPDALLPKIRHAGAIFMGHHASEAIGDYCAGPNHVLPTSRTARFSSPLGVYDFQKRSSVIRISPEAAARLGKTAATLARAEGLEAHARSAERRFLKPR
- the hisG gene encoding ATP phosphoribosyltransferase, encoding MITLALSKGRIFDESAPLLAAIGLSLAEDPGKTRKLIVATKNPGVRVIIVRATDVPTYVQYGAADLGIAGSDVLAEHGGVGLYQPLDLAIAKCRMVVAAPEGFDYESAVKQGARLRVATKYIGTAREHFAAKGVHVDLIHLYGSMELAPLVGLADAIVDLVDTGNTLRANKLKVVEEIEPISSRLIVNPASLKLKRSALGPVIDAFGKAARG
- the murA gene encoding UDP-N-acetylglucosamine 1-carboxyvinyltransferase encodes the protein MQKLSIHGGVPLSGEVRVAGAKNAALPILTASLLTAEPLRLWNVPELNDVHTMVALLKRMGVAANVSPGAVELEAKTVEPYAPYDLVKTMRASILTLGPLVARFGDAKVSLPGGCAIGERPVDLHIKGLEAMGATVAIEEGNIHATAKKLKGARIYMDTVTVTGTENLMMAACLAEGETVLENSAREPEVVDLAHCLLAMGAKITGHGTDVIRIVGVPALHGATHAIMADRIEAGTFLAAAAATRGNITLTSAPVASLDPVFDKLREAGAKVEVNGTSVHLQMGRRPYAVGIRTSPHPGFPTDMQAQFLAMNTVADGTSVVTETIFENRFMHVQELRRLGARIDIEGNTAIVRGNDRLTGTTVMATDLRASASLVIAGLMAEGETIVDRIYHLDRGYERLETRLGALGARIKRIA
- a CDS encoding BolA family protein, producing the protein MVEPASIEKSIRAGLDVTHLEVTGDGAHFEAVIVSPAFAGLARVRRHQLVYGALGDRMREEIHALSMKTLSPDEWAAR
- a CDS encoding ABC transporter permease — translated: MSGFRTLLYKEVLRFWKVSFQTVAAPVLSALLFLLVFAHALSGRVEAFPGVTYTQFLVPGLAMMAMLQNAFANSSSSLIQSKLTGNIVFILLPPLAHGEIFAAYLLAAIVRALAVGAGVFAAAVWLVPVPMERPLWTLAFALVGSGLCGVLGIIAGIWAEKFEQVAAFQNFLVTPLTFLAGVFYSVHSLPPFWQAASHLNPFFYAIDGFRYGFFAQSDVAPGISLAIATAAFAALSFITLQLLRSGYKLRH
- a CDS encoding ABC transporter ATP-binding protein produces the protein MADPSQPAIAVAVRGVAKRYGAVQALAGVDLEVKRGEFFALLGPNGAGKTTLISALGGLAIADSGTLTVMGHDVRTDYRAARRSVGIVPQELVFDPFFTVRETLEIQSGYFGLRDNGKWIDELLSKLALVSKARANMRSLSGGMKRRVMVAQALVHRPPVIVLDEPTAGVDVELRRTLWDFVRELNAAGHTIVLTTHYLEEAQELCSRIAMMRDGRIVALDTTANLLAAFSERVLRVKINCELPASLVASARDEGGGWWRIPVQDSAHVEDALAKLRAAGAAVESLEVAEPELEQVFLKIMRQRPEGS
- a CDS encoding STAS domain-containing protein produces the protein MNDAPRAEVLALEGPLSFESLPRVLAESDAYEARADLPDRLTIDFGGVTNVDSSAVALLLEWRRRALARGKQLAFVNLPANLVALAELYGVVDIIQSCRA
- a CDS encoding MlaC/ttg2D family ABC transporter substrate-binding protein, which codes for MYRMLIAAFAALATTAALAQEAPDALVKKGVDDVLSAIKNDKDLQSGNLDKVMKLADEKVLPNFDMARMTRLAVGRPWAQATDAQKEALTKEFKTLIIRTYSSSLSQYRNQVVEVKPLKVAAGDTDVVVRTEVKQQGGPPIPLDYSMEKTAAGWKVYDVVVDGVSLVTTYRGSFGDIIQKSGIDGLVKTLQDRNSKGAPAPAAPKK
- the mlaD gene encoding outer membrane lipid asymmetry maintenance protein MlaD; translation: MERTTIDIWVGAFVAVGFAALLILALKVGNIGGEGQRDAYKVEARFDNIGGLKVRAPVKAAGVVVGRVQEMHFDSDRYQASVTLALDKRFPFPKDTTASILTSGLLGEVYIGLDAGGDDKKLADGDRIAITQSAVVLERLIGQFLFSKAQEEPAAKEPAKDAAKAPAPAPAAAKK
- the mlaE gene encoding lipid asymmetry maintenance ABC transporter permease subunit MlaE; this translates as MIARLRGQLTQLGHGFVDGLWRVGSMTRFFVLVLSASGTSFQRTRLVRREIYFTGVLSFVIIAVSGLFVGMVLGLQGYETLQRYGATESIGMLVALSLVRELGPVVSALLFASRAGSAITAEIGLMKATEQLTAMDMMAVSPMARVVAPRFWAGVISMPLLAAIFSAMGVFGGYLVGVVLIGVDAGAFWSQMQAAVDVRYDVLNGVIKSIVFGIAVCVIATFEGFDAPPTAEGVSGATTRTVVSSALTILALDLVLTAFMLRADD
- a CDS encoding ABC transporter ATP-binding protein, encoding MLKCRSSSRPIFPLRVPDPLVDVQSVNFSYGRKPILKGITMRVPRGKVVAIMGGSGCGKTTLLRVLGGQLRPQAGTVTVDGEAVHGLDREGLYRLRRRMSMLFQFGALFTDLSVFENVAFPLREHTTLPEQIVRDLVLLKLEAVGLRGAHPLMPGELSGGMARRVALARALVLDPTLVLYDEPFAGLDPIALAVVGQLVRRLNDALGATSIVVSHDVKECLQIVDYIYFMAEGRIVAQGTPDEMRSAKDPQVRQFIHGESEGPVPFHVPTREYAHDLGFTPAPRGSA
- a CDS encoding sigma-54-dependent transcriptional regulator; amino-acid sequence: MKKPSLLLVDDDPLISESLAFALAPSHEVTRAPDRAHAVAALRSGLAPDLALIDLGLPPVPHLPNEGFKLIGDLLAHVPNVRILVLTGQNEESNARRARALGAVALVPKPCDPAQLRKALDRALASPGLDRGSEADEANRAIVGDSPAVRKLRSQIDLYAASSFPALIEGESGSGKERVAYSLHHLSARAGDAFLALNCAAISPNLVEPTLFGYAKGAFTGAQGAKSGYFEDAGDGTLFLDEIGELPPELQAKLLRVLENGEYQRVGETQTRVSTARIVAATNRDLRSAIREGRFRADLYHRLSVFTVPVPPLRDLGDDKLKLLDHYRAVMATKSGTQAIVLDDAARERWLGYDFPGNVRELKNIVIRLTAKYGGYRVGLAELEAELAPADGAPRGDDPVARARAELTSGRPFSLDTALKGVEQAYLDAAIEVAQGNMSQAAKLLGVSRSTLYGRLEAAGRGGAKLAPSDPGEGRG